The sequence cctcatctatggatttcaatGGAGTGATTTTTGTCTGACCAAAACATTTTCTATAGAAGGCCAAGGCTTTCCCTACAAAATATAAGGAGCTAGTATTGTGGTCACATTTGAACTGAGATGTTGTTTTCCAACGGCTTGAAGTGGAGCCTGTAATTGTGATGAAGACACGGCCTGTTTCTGTTCATCAGAGGAACCCAGTGTTCATCCTGTTATAGCCAAGAAATCTCCAGGGGAGAAATTATTCTCAGACATCCCTTGGAAATCTGAATTTTCAACAAGGGGCTTCTCTGTTTTTCCCTTCCCTCCGCTTCCCTGAAAATTTCATTTTTGTCTACCACTACACCATGTATCTATCGATGCAGAAGAACTTCAGGGCATTTACTGTGTTCGCCTTTATTGTAACTTTCACCATGTTCCTCTTCGGTTTCACGTTGAGAGATCCCTCTCTGTACTTCTTCAAATACACCATACACAAGTCGGACAGCTTCTTCTCTAATGGCCAGTGTGGCTGTCGACAGTGTATGACAGAGCTGGAAGACGACCCCTGGTTCACTGAGCGGTTCAACCTGTCAGTCCACCCTCTGCTGTCTAGGAGGAACAGCCTGCTGACTAATGACACATACCGCTGGTGGCAGGTGAGATGTTACTACTGCAAGGGTTAGGATTGAGCTTgtactagggttagggttgaactgggttGTGGACATGAATCAAGGGTTAGAGTTTGGGTTAGTCTACCCTCTGACCTGTAGGGACAGTCTGCTGACTGACATGTACATGTGATGGCAGATGAGCTGTTCTGAGACTTACAGGTGAGTAATCAGAGGTGAGTTTGGTTCAGTCACATCAGGCAACCCATCCTAATGATAATCAGGACAAGGAAGAAAACAATGTGTCCATGACTACGTTATTAATGATATGCACTGTACCAACGCAATTAACTTTGTTTTATTAACAATGCCATCTGCTAGTCAGCTATGCTTTATGAGGTGGCTAAAATTGCACCAGAAAGAACTGAATGAATACCATTTAACACGGCTAGAAATGTCTAGATTCAATaaacagagggaaaaaaacatcCACTCCCTTTTGCTCAGTCTTTCATTTggtcattttagtctattcaaacagactcTATTCAAAttaaacaagcactcattaagatcaaaTTAAACAACTGAACATACTTTAAATACCTAAATGAAGCCCTacctacttccccagagtcagatgaagcagTGGATACCGTTTGTATGTGTCTGCGTCCTGTAGCCAagcagttaagagtgttgggccagggGCTTCCCGGgtagcgcagtggtctagggcactgcatcacagtgctagctgtgccaccagcaactctgggttcgtgcccaggctctgtcgcagccggccgcgaccgggaggtccatggggcgacgcacaattggcctagcgacGTCCGGGTTAAGGAGAgttccttgtctcatcgcgcactagtggCCGGGAGCAGTGTACAccaaccaggtcgccaggtgcacagtgtccaacacattggtgtggctggcttccgggatggatgtgcgctgtgttaagaagcagtgcggcttggttgggttgtgtttcggaggacgcatggctttcgacctttgtctctaccgagcccgtacgggagttgtagcgatgagacaagatagtaactactaacaatttctccccacgaaattggggagaaaaaggggtaaaattcaacaacaacaaaaattgttGGGCCAAATCccagagccaactaggtgaaacaTCTGATGTGCTATTGAGCAAGGCacttgtaagttgctctggataagagcatcggCTACTACAGTAGGTAGTTTTGgctcaatgactggaagtctatgggtatctgctagcagatTTGCAGTCATTGCGCTATtgtgctagttagcaacttccttcaaaatGCGCGCAGATGTAAaaatgagttcatctgactctggggaagtagatacagGGCCTCATTACCAAAATcacaaagtatccctttaatataATTATTTTTTGATGCTGATAAtataatgtatatgtttttaaataacattcttagaacattCTTTGAACTAATGTTTTGTGGTTTTTATTGAGTTTTCttgaacatgactttaaatagaatgATGAGGAAATCTGCAGAAAACATTATGCTGAAATCCTGGAATTCCCACAGAAAAACGCTGTTTCTTAACGTTTTCTGATCATTCTGAGAACATGaatttaaatagaaccatgaggaaacgttatgggaaggttgtatgcaaaataaccataggacaaccatgctctcaccaagcaacatatggttctcagaacattgtGGTAGCTGGGCTGTCTATGCTGTGTGTctacctcttctgtctctgctgtccAGAGTGGTTGAAGACACAGCTAAATGATTAACGGTTTCTGTCTCTCCAGCGCTTGCAGTATCGTAAGAACCCGGCCGACTTCAGCGAGGTGGTGGAGAAGTTGTTCCAGGTCATCCCTGATAATGATAACCTCTACAAGGACGCGGGGCCTGAGCGCTGTAGGACCTGTTCTGTGGTGGGGAATTCTGGGAACCTCAAGGGCTCCCGCTACGGACCCCTCATCGACTCCAGTGATGTCATCATCAGGTGACTGAGCAAGCTTGTTTTTTGTTTGAGAAGGGGTCAGCAGGGGTCAGCTAATGAAATGTACTCCTGAGAAAACGTTCCTTTAAAACCTTTTATTGCAGTGGGCTAAATTAGGGCCACAGTGATTTTTGGTAGTCTTTTTTGGTAGTCTTAAATAAATCTATTTTGAAACAAAAACTTCCAACCATTCCCTCCAAGATTTCGCTGGGATTTTTTGTGATATTTGCATGAGAAAATGTTTGATTTTGCGGAGGCAATTCTGCAATTTTGCATAGCAATGTGCAACGATTTTGGCAAACTTGTTGCGGAAAGGCGCTGATGAGGGGAAAAAGTTTGTTTACGTGTGGCTTGATGGAACCACATGCGATAAATGTGCAATGATTGGTCAATTATGAGCTCTCTTTGTATTACAGCGATGGGTCAGTTTTATGCGATGACTGTTTTTTTTGCTGAAATAGTGCAGTGAATGTTAAAATTAGCAAGGAATTGTTGATTTTGCTAAACATTTTGATATCAcggaatcctggagggactggccAATACATTCAAATAAGATTGGGTTTGTTCGAGCAGTGAGGTTCCTTTACCCCcatatcaaacaaaacataacaTGTATAGGCTACAATTAATTTGTCTCATCACTTTCATTTGTAACCCATGTAGAATTGTGGCAAAGTTGGTTCCTGTTTGTCACTTTTGGTCAAGTCCGTGTGGGTTAAGCAAAAGAACCCTAATAATTGGTTGACAAATGGTGCATCCCACAATTCAGGTAATGGCTGCATGGTGCAGTTGGTGAGAAGCAACTTATTTATTAACTGcatgacctttgatcacatggTTTTTGTAAAGTTCATGCAGTCAACATATAAGTCCAGCTTTAGTTTAATTTCTGCACGGTTTTTCAATGAGGAACCAGACCAACTATCAATGTGTAAATGAGGAGGAAAGTCCTTGGCTGAAATGGATTATACTGCTCATCCCACactcaacacacaaacacacagagagggagagagatcctcTCTGCAGAACTAACTAGATTAATTGAACAGGCAGAATCACAGCTTTCCCCTCAATGCACTCACTGTTACTGGGACACATATGAACTGTATGATCATGTGGAGAAGCAGGAATGCCACAGACTGCCACATGATTCATCACCATGTTCACATTCCAAATGAACTACATTTAATTTAGATAcaaattcatgttttttttttacctccgGGCATCCCACCCTCAAAACAGCTATGTTGATTAGTATGTGGAAGTAGATTCATTTATATGTTATATTGCAGAAGATACTACCTTAACCGTAACCCTGCATAATGAACATGGCTCCTACCTCTGGCTTTGAGGAGGATGTTGGGAGCTGGACTGCGCATCACATCATATACCCAGAGAGCACCATAGATCTGGACAACACCCACCAGTGTTCTGCTCCATATGTTATATTGCAGAATATACTACCTTAACCGTAACCCTGCTCCTGCAGAATGAACATGGCTCCAACCTCTGGCTTTGAGGAGGATGTTGGGAGCCGGACTACACATCACGTCATGTACCCAGAGAGCGCTATAGATCTGGACAACACCACATTTCTTCTGCTCATCCCCTTCAAGACTCTGGACCTGCAATGGATCACCAGTGCCTTGACCACCGGCTCCATCGAAAAGTGAGTGATCAATAAATATGCTCTATACGTTCACATAAAGTATGTAAGTGCTCCTCCAAACCTTCAATAGAAACTGTAGTTGACGCCTGTGGAATTGTCTGCGAAGATGAAAGTATAAACAACGTTTTCATCACTGAGGTCCGGAATCATTTATCCTTCAAGCTGTGTAAACTTTCTCTTGTGACATGACtatcattaatctgatgactgttatttattttatcaacTGTTTTTAATTGTTACTCGACTAAATTAATCATGtcacaattaactcattaggaatatGGAATATGGGGCACCATGCGAAAAGTTGTTTAATGAATTAAACTCGTAAACAGTCAATTATTAGCAGTCAATTATTAATCATTACCTAATagcagtctcattctgaacatcACATACTCTTTGCTATCTGCAACAACCCTAACTTTATTGATGAATCAGCaatacacaaattggcttaattatttattttctaaCTAACTAAATGATTAAACAGAATAAATACATACAAAAGAcggcataccaccctgcataccactgctggcttgcttctgaagctaagcagggttggtcctggtcagtctctggatgggagaccagatgctgctggaattGGTGTTGGAGGGCAAATAGGAGGcactctggtctaaaaaatatcccaatgccccagggcagtgccCTGTGAAGGGCCCTGTGCAGGGTGcggtctttcggatgggacgttaaatgggtgtcctgactttttgaggtcattaaagatcccatggcacttatcgtaagagtagtggtgttaaccccggtgtcaaccccggtgtcctggctaaattcccaatctggccctcaaaccatcagggtcacctaataatctccagtttacaattggctcattcatccccctcctctcccctgtaactattccccaggttgttgctgtaaatgagaacgtgttctcagtcaacttacctggtaaaattaacagataaataaaaaaatagattATTGATTAGATGTAATACAATGAAAACAGGTCCCTAGTGGACGAACAAAAGCATCACTGCTTGGTTAAAAAAGGGAGGGGTCAatagaaagggaaagggagagacataAATTCAATTTATCATTGTTACGTTTGGAACCTACGCTCAAAGGAATAGTAATACTTTGCACATGAACCACTGCTCATTCTGATAGGAAATGCattatataaatgtatatatttacacGTAGATGTCTTTCTTCCATTGATCCATCTATGGGGAGTGGATCGATGTAAGGCTCTGGTTGTCCACCAGGGGTCACAATGTCCTTAGTTGTAGAGCTGCTCTGGTAGGAAAGTGTTTGTTAGAATAGATATCTCAGATGTACCAACGGTTGTCTGAGAGGGATTCTTCCTTCCCACCTCGTGTCTTTGAGTCGAAGTTCTAGGACCACTTTCGCATGCACAGCTGCAGACTGTGAATGTTCTGGTCTAGTCTTTATCATCTTCACTCTTGTTGAGGTTGAGAGCTTCAGAGTTTCTAACCATTTCTACGTGTTGACCAGGGTCTCACGTCTTTTGGTTTCGTAGTGGTCTCAATGATTGAATATTCAGGTTTCAGCTCCCGTACACTACACGCCAGTATTAACCCGACAATGTACTGGTCTCACCATTTTCAGCCGTGTAGCCACCGCTCCACTCTTTCTGGTGTTGTAGTTTTAACCATTCACACCGTCCGTCTGCTTGGTCTAATGTAAATTTCGCTACCAAGGCTTTTATCCTCTGGTAAAAAGGGGACATTCCATCGCGCCAACACAATGTCTGTGCTCACTTGGGCATGGTTACTGACTGGGCACAAGTTTATATGAAAAACGATCTAATTTAGAAGGTCAAAATCACATTGCTATCATCACAAAAGTATTCTCATATTTTATATATTGTATACAATATTTAGATGTAAAGCTGATACAGAATACCTACACTTTCAGAGTGACAGTTACTTTGTTATACCatccttaatgacatcacaaaataacaaacaaTATGACATAATTATTCTTTAGATCCCCATCGACCATTCTTAGCATTTGGATGTCAGGAATAATGTTCTAATTTTATGGATGTAAACGTTTTGGTGGAAAAGAGACTGGAACAAAGAGGTTTCAGTCTTCCCATACTAGAGAACCAGAGGGAGAGTTTCTGCAAACTATTTAGGTCCGGCTTTTAAGTCTTaaaaccccc is a genomic window of Oncorhynchus keta strain PuntledgeMale-10-30-2019 chromosome 19, Oket_V2, whole genome shotgun sequence containing:
- the LOC118371755 gene encoding CMP-N-acetylneuraminate-beta-galactosamide-alpha-2,3-sialyltransferase 1-like, yielding MYLSMQKNFRAFTVFAFIVTFTMFLFGFTLRDPSLYFFKYTIHKSDSFFSNGQCGCRQCMTELEDDPWFTERFNLSVHPLLSRRNSLLTNDTYRWWQRLQYRKNPADFSEVVEKLFQVIPDNDNLYKDAGPERCRTCSVVGNSGNLKGSRYGPLIDSSDVIIRMNMAPTSGFEEDVGSRTTHHVMYPESAIDLDNTTFLLLIPFKTLDLQWITSALTTGSIEKTYIPVRSRIKANKNRVLIYSPAFFKYVYDIWLESHGRYPSTGFLSLFFALHICDKVSVYGFGADRYGNWHHYWDHNYHGGAFRKTGVHDADHEKNVTLLLADKHKIDIFKGF